TCAGCAACAGTGCCATTGGCGGTGGCGTACTGCGGTGTGCCACAGGCGTTACCCAGATCGACGCCCTCGTGCAGGATAGCCGTACCAAGAATTGGGTGGGTCCGGTAACCCCAAGGAGAAGTAACTACCAAAGGCCCGGAAACAGGGTGGGCAAAGATTCCCTTCGCGGGAGCTGGCACTCCCCCGCCACCGGCGGCCCGATTCTTCTGATCTAGCTTGTCGATCTTGCCTTGATATTTAGCCACATCCTTAGACGCGGCATCCAGATCCTTCTGCGCCTCGCCCTTGCGCGAAGACAGCTCCTTGCTAAGAGCCTCATTCTTGGCCTTCAGCGCATTCAAGTCGCTTAGCCGCTTCTGCTGTGCTTTTTGCGCTGCCTCCGCCGAATCGGCGGTCTTCTTCGCCTCCGCCTCAAGACCGGCAATCTGGTCTGTCAGCGCGTTCTGACGGTCCTGAGCATTGCGGGTACTGGCAAGCTCGGCCTGTACTTTGGCAAGATTGGCTGACTCGGCCCTGGACACCTGATCGGCCGCAGCACTAGCCTTCGAGAACTGTTCGGTGGTTGCCGAAGTCATAGCCAACTTCAACGTTGCCGAATGTCCATTTTGGCGGTATGCCTTTGCAGCCACTGCAGCAATCTTTCCAGCCGTCTGCTCTGCCTCCTCCTTCGAGGAAGTGATCTTGTCGGCGAGCCGACGCTGTTCCGCCTTGGCCACTTCCAGCTGATCCGATACCTGCTGGTATTTACGCTGTGCAGCACCATATTCTGCCTGGGCGGAAGCTAGTTGCTTTTGCGCTCCGGGCAGCTGCGAATTCACCTTATCCAGCTCGAGGGCGGACTTTGACAGATCCGCATTGATGCCTTCGAGGGCGCTGCGGGCCTTCGCTTCGCGCTGAGCCGCACTGTCGCGTCCATGCACAGCATCATCGCGCTCATCGGCCATAGCAAAAGTGGTTGCTCCCGCGCTCAGAGCAATAGCCAAAGATGCCGCAAGAAATTTCTTCATTTAGATCCTCGTGTACCTAGCAAGCGAACCGAGCGATGCGAGCGCGGTGACCACGATGGCCGACAGTAGCAGCCAGGGGGAAATCCACAGCACATCGTGAGTTGTAATTAGGTCTACCCAGCGGAAGGACTCACGGAGCCATCCCTGGATGAAGAATTGCACGCCAGCTGCCAGAGCTCCCACAGCCAAGATCGCACCGATGATGGCAGCGATCGCGCCCTCGAGCATGAACGGCAACTGGATGAACAGGTTAGATGCGCCAACCAAACGCATGATCTCGGTGCGTTTTTGCCGCAGCAACGCGCTTACTCGAATCGTGGTGGCAATGAGCAGTACAGCCGCCAACGACATGATGCCAGCTAGCCCCCACGACAAGATGGTCGCCTTGTTTAGAACGTTGAACAGTGGCTCTACCACCTGGCGCTGGTCCTGAACCGACTGTACCCCCGGCTGACCGGTAAGTTCGTCAGCAATAACCTGGTACTGGCGTGGATCCTTCAGCTTGACTCGGAAGGAAACGGGCAGCATATCGGCGGTAGTTGCCTCGCCAAGCGGGGTATCCCCAAGCTGCTGGCGGAATTCCTTCAACGCCTGCTGCTGATCGACGTAGTCAACATGCTGGATGAGCTTCTGCATTTCGGCAGAGTTCAGCCGTTCTTTCACCTTGTCGATCTGCTCAGTAGAAGCCGCCTGCCCGCCGCACCCCTCAGCGGTATCAGACTGGGCACACATCGAAACGGTGACCTCAACCTTTGAATACCACTGCTTCGACATGCGGTTTACCTGCACCTGGGACAGCGCCCCAGCGCCTACGAACAGCAGCGACACGAACGTGACCAGGATGACCGAAACAGTCATAACCCAGTTGCGGAAAATACCTTTGAAAGCCTCAGAAACTACTAACCAGAAACGCATTTTTACCTCGTAGCTCCGTAAACGCCGTGGAGCTGATCGCGCACAATCTTCCCATCGACCAATTCGATTACTCGTTTACGCAGCGCGTCCACGATCTCGTCGTCGTGGGTTGCCATCACTACCGTGGTGCCCGTGCGGTTGATGCGATCCAGCAATCGCATAATTCCAATGGACGTAGTCGGATCCAGGTTGCCCGTGGGCTCGTCTGCTAGCAGTAGCAGCGGACGGTTGACCATCGCCCTCGCTATAGCCACACGCTGCTGTTCGCCACCGGAAAGCTGGTGCGGATACCGCTTGCCTTTACCTTCCAAGCCAACCATCTCTAGCACTTCGGGGACCTCGGTCTTAACGGTGTGGCGCGGCTTGCCAATCACCTGCAGTGCAAGCGCAACATTGTCGAAGACGGTCTTGTTATCCAAGAGGGCGAAATCCTGGAACACCGTGCCGATCTGGCGGCGCAACTGCGGCACCCGCCAGCTAGAAAGAGTAGTAACATCCTTACCTGCCACGAACAGGTGCCCCGAAGTGGGGCGCAAAGAACGCAGAACCAGGTTCAGGAACGTAGATTTGCCAGAGCCGGACTGGCCCACAAGAAAGACAAACTCGCCCTTGTCGATCTGCACCGAAATGTCATCCAAAGCTGGCCTTGCACCACGCTTATAGACCATCGAGACATTGTCGAAGGTAATCATTGGTCTCCGGTTCGTTGACGGCACTGACGCATCTAGGCTAAAGCGCAAGTCTCGCTTTATGCCTTAGACACGCAGGTATCGCAGATTCCGAAGCAGATCTAACAGGATGATTATTCGGACTTCTGTCCTTTACGCCAGCGAATCCCCGCATCGATGAAACCATCTAGGTCTCCGTCAAAGACGCTGGTGGGATTACCCGACTCGTAGTTGGTGCGCAGATCCTTGACCATCTGGAAGGGCTGCAAAACGTAGGAACGCATCTGGTCGCCCCAGGAAGCCTTCACATCCCCCTTCAATTCATCGCGTTTCGCCTTTTCCTCTTCCTGGCGTAGCGCTAGCAGGCGGGACTGCAACACCCGCAAAGCCGAAGCCCTATTCTGAATCTGCGATTTCTCGTCTTGCATTGACACGACGATGCCCGTCGGCAAGTGCGTCATGCGGACCGCTGAGTCAGTAGTGTTCACCGACTGGCCGCCCGGCCCGGAGGAGCGGAAGACATCCACCTTCAAGTCCGAATCAGGAATGTCAATGTGGTCAGTAGATTCAATCAAAGGAATGACTTCCACCGCAGCAAACGAGGTCTGCCGCCTGCCTTGGTTGTCAAAGGGGCTAATGCGCACCAGGCGGTGGGTGCCGCCCTCAACAGAAAGACGCCCGTACGCGTATGGCTCATTGACTTGGAAGGTAGCGGACTTAATGCCAGCTTCTTCGGCGTAGGAAGTATCCATCACCTTGTAGGAATAGCCGTGCCGTTCCGCCCACCGGGTGTACATGCGTAGCAGCATCTGAGCAAAATCAGCAGCGTCAACACCGCCCGCACCAGAGCGGATGGTTACCACCGCCGAACGTTCGTCGTATTCGCCAGACATGAGCGTGCGGATTTCCAGCTCGCTAAGGTCCTTATCCAAGGCGGCAAGATCTGCCTGGGCCTCCTCGTGGAGCAGCTGGCGTTCTTCGCCCTCGGATTCTTCGGCAAGTTCGAACATTGCCTGAGTATCTTCGAGCCGGTGTTCCATCTTTTGCACCCGCTCCAATTCTGACTGCGCATGCGACAGCTTCGAAGTGACTGCCTGCGCCTTCTCTTGGTCATCCCAAAGATCCGGAGCCGCCGCTTCCTCGGAAAGCTTGGCTATTTTGGCACGCAACGCGTCGAGGTCGGTAACCGCCTCGATCTCGCCAAGCTTGTGCCGCAGTTTCTCTAGTTCTTCAGAATAATCAATAGCCACCCCTCCAGGGTAAAGCACAACTGCCAAAAAGCCGCATCAATCAGAAACAATCCTCGCAGTCGAAGTGGCATTTAGCCTGACTGTCGGGGCAATATTTCTAAGCGCAGGTGGTAAAAACCTCAACTCGCCTTGGGCTGATAGGTGCACTCGGGCTAGCTCTGGTTCTGGCAGGTCTACATCTAGAACCCGAGGGCGACGTAGGCGGGTGCGCAGCGCAAACTCTGCCTTTGCCTGCCTCATCACTCGTGCCCGCACTAGCTGTCGCGACAATACAGGACGCCCTGGGTTGCGTCCCTGGTAGTACTCCGAGGCGGAAACGCTCTGGGTAGAACTGGAAGCCAACGTGTCGGCCGCGGCTACCAGCTGTTTTTGCTGCAAGTACAGGGTAGAGACGGAGGCCGTTCCAAAAATTACCAGCATGATCAGAACCGCAAAGCCTATCGACAGCACAAGGATGCGTCCCTCTTCGCGTTGCCGACGCATTATTCGTACCCATCCCTAGGGATTGACACGCTGCCACCGGCCGAGACCGGCACACTGGTATCGATTGCCTTCCCAATAATGGCGGGGACCCCAGGCAGTGTTACGCGGGCGCTCACCTTCACACTGGCTGTCTTTCCTGGGCGACACTGCCCGTCCTCGCAGGCAACAACTACCTGAGGACGAGCCTTCAATCCCTGATCCCCGAATGCCATCTTCGCTACTGCCTCGAGCTCACCCGCCTTGCCAGCGCCTACTGCCAGGGCGCGCGAAACTTCCCGGACCGAAGATTCCGCAGCAAAAGACGCGCTTTCCAGCGTGGCAACGATCAAGATCAATTGGATGAGCGGCAGCAGCAATACGAGCGTGACCCCAATGAACTCGATTGTTACGTCTCCTCTTTCAGAACACATGCACGGGCTCCTCTACCAGTGAGCGCCCGGTGAGGGTCATGCCAGCGGATGGTCCCCAGGGGCCAATCAGCGGCAAAGCGACCCGCACCTTAGCCACTATCATCCGTCTGCCCGCAACTGGAGCGGCCTGCTTCGAAAAAGAAACCTTTGAGACGCGCACTCCAGGTGCTCCCATTTGGAGCATTTGCCGCACCCGCATCTCGCCTTCAGCGGAAGAAGCACCGTACAGGGCCGCCCTCCGTGCCCCTTCGCCCGCCGCATCTATACCAATTGCACGGACGTGCAATACGAGTGCCAATTGCAACAGCGCAAAGACAACTGCGAGTAGTAAGGCGCTGATCATCACAAAGGAAGCAATAGCTGACCCTTGCTCACGATCCGTTGGGAAACTAGCCAATTGTGATCATAGAAATGGCGCGCTCAAAGAGGGCCTTTAGCTGCGGTCCAGCCAGCCCCCAGATCATCATGACTAATCCGGCAGTCATCACGGTGACCATAACCCAGCCGGGCACGTCGCCTCGCTCGCTCCGCCACGGGCGCAAGTTCTTGAGTTTTCTAGTTCCCATTTTCTATTCCAATCTGAGTGCTAGTAGCCCCGGGTAAAGGGCAAATAGGACAACTTGGGGAAGGATCACAAACACCACGGGGAGCAGCATTGCGATCTCTCGTTTTCCGCCCTCTTCCAGAAGCATTTTTCTGGACTGAGCACGGCAATCTGCCGCCTGCGCGCGCAACACAGGAGCAAGTGGAGTGCCACGTTCTACCGCGGTAATGGTGGCGTCAACCAGTCTGGAAAGCGGCTGCGAGTCATTGGCTGCTGAGATCTGAGAGAGCGCCCTCGACATGGGTAGGCCCGCCTTCACGGCTCGCGTTGCCCGCCCAAATTCCTGGCCGACGATGCCGGAGGCGGAAGCAGCTACCCTCTCTAGCGCCGCAGCCAACCCCTCCCCTGCTCCTACGGCAAGGGCAAGCAGCTCGGCAGCATCGGGCAGCTGCATGTTGAGCAGGCGCTGGTAGTTTTTCGCCTGGCTAGTCAGGTATCGGTCCCGGGCTAGTCCTCCGCCGATCGCGCCCAAGGCTATAAACAATATTGAAAACGGAATGGGAACCCTGCGAAGGGTGACCGCCGCGATCGCGACACCCATACCCAGCGCTGCCCCGCACCCTGCCCAAAGGCCTTGGCTGCGTCGAAAAGATGCCAACGTCTGACGGCCTCCGAGCTGCCTCAGCCGCCGCGTCACCGACTGGTTGGTGGAGCCGGCGCTGTTCAGTAGGGATTTAGCCCACTCCCCGGCTGCGTAGAGAAGCTGTGTAAGGAAGCTGGCATTCTTCTTTGAGGGCGACAGGTAGGCACTGACCCGAGACATCAGCGTGGCCCTTCCGGCCTCGTACCACCACCACAGGCAGATGGTTCCCAAGGCAAATGCGATGCCTACTGCTACCCCCGAGCTCATGCGAGCGTCCTCTGATCTTTTGGCAGTGCCGCGATCTTTACCATGGCCCAATACGCCAACGCCGACATGAGCGCACCGGCGACCAGCACCGCTGCCCCTTTAGCGCTTTGATAGGCGTGCGCAGCGCTCGGTTCTAAGCACATGAGGGCGACCACTATCCAGGGCGCCACTACGGCTAATCGAGCCCCATTAACCGTCCATGATTGCCGTGCCTCTAGTTCGCCACGGGTTCGCGAGTCCTCGCGAAGCAGGTGGGCCAGTGACCGCAACAATTCAGATAGGTCAGATCCGCCAACTGTGTGGGATATGCGCAAGGCCTCGACGATTCGATCCCCAACCGGATCTGCCAACCGCTCTTTTAGCAGGGTCAGCGCCTCGTCGAATTTGCCGCTCGCGGCCAGGTCAGAAGCAAAAGCTTCCATGTAGGGACGCAGCACTTCGGGGCCCTTGCTCCCGAGGGCGATCAAGGTATCAGGCAGCGCCATTCCGGCACTGATGCCCGAGATCATGTCGTCGATAACGTCCGGCCACACCGCGCGACGCGCAGCTTGAATCCGCTTGCTACGCAATCGCAGCAAGAACGTGGGAAGCCCGCCAACGCCGAGCGCAATGATGAGCGCTACGATCCACGTCTGAGTCAGGGCCGCAACCAGGATCAAGACTGCAAGGCCAGCGCCGAGGCAGGCAAGAATGTATTGGGTGGAGCTGACGTTTCTTATTTCGGCAGCCTTGAGTAGTTGTGCGACTTTCCCGTTATGTTTCTGCCTCTTCGGCAATGCAGTAGTTTGCGATAGATAGACCAGGATTATGCCTACCCCTAGAAAGAAGCCAACCACCACTCCCATCTACGCCACCGCCAATAGCGAAGAGAGGTCTAAACCTGCGGCAGCAAATCGCTCGTGTGCATCTAAAGTACCGTTTGCGCGGCTAAGGCGCCCGCCACGCAAGGCAAAGAGCGTGTTTGCTTCTACGACGCCGCCCTCAACACGACCGGTAACGGCATCGATGTGGTCGATTCGGCGGACTCCTTTGTGGTCCATTGCTACGTGCACCACCAAGTCCAAAGCCTTGGCAACTGTGGGCACCACGAATCCTTCGGTAACGTTAGGGCCCGCCAGCAGTGGCAGAACCGTTAGTTTCGACAGGGCTTCGCGAGCAGAGTTGGCGTGGATCGTACACATGCCGGGAATGCCGGAATTGAGGGCGATTAGCAAGTCGAGGGCTTCCGCAGAGCGCACCTCGCCAATGATTAAATTCGTGGGGCGCATACGCAGCGCCTCTTTTACTAGGTGCCGTAGCGTGACCTCGCCAGAGCCATCCAAGTTTGCTGGGCGAGTTTGCATGGCAACGCAGTCTCGGGCTGACAGGTCCAACTCAAAAACTTCTTCGCAGGTAACTACCCGCGCGGTCGCAGGCATGCCGCCAGCCAACGCTCGAAGTACCGTGGTTTTACCCGCGCCCACCGCACCCGAGACGAGGATGTTCATGCCGGACAAGACAGCTGCGTCTAGAAACTGGGCCACCTGCGGGGTGAGCATCCCTAGTTTTACCAATTCGTTGATTCGGCGCGCTTTGGCTACGTGTTTACGGATGTTCACCGACCAGTGATGCGCCGCAACCGGCGGAATCACTGCGTGCAGCCTTTCCCCAGATGAAAGCTGCGCATCCACAAACGGGGAAGACAGATCCAGGCGACGCCCAGAAGCGCGGAGCATTCGTTCTACCAGTTCACGTACTTCTGCGTCCGTAAGAATTACCGTTGTTAGTTCGGACTTTCCGTCCTTAGCCACAAACACTCTAGAGGGCGAGTCAATCCATATTTCTTCGACAGTTGGATCATCTAAGAATTTTTGTAGTGGCCCAATTCCGCAGAACTTATCTATTAGCTGTTCTACCAGGTCGTCATGGTCTTCCGGAAGAACGTTTTCACAATTATCAACCTGGATTTCGATGATCTTGCGGGCGCCCTCGAAATCCGCAGCAGGATCGACCGCAGAATCTGAGAGGGCCTGTTGCACCTGCTTCATGAGAGCAGTTGGCACCGTTGTCACCACAAACTCATTCCTGTAGGAATTGCTTTACGTTCAGAGAATACTTTACACATTATGATTTTTCACGAGAGATGACAAAATCTGTGGATAACTTTTTATTTTGCCCGATAACGCGCATATGTACTTCTAATTTTATCTTCACAAATTTTTCATTTTGCTTTAACATTTATCGCAACCTTTGCAGGCACAACCTCTTTCATTAGCCGTTTCAATCGCTGCTTTGGAAGGCGCCTTCGCGTAAGGTAGAAGCCGTGAACGAGCGAGTACGACTTACCCTGGCTGCCCTTGCTACGGCTGCCTTGCCCGACCGCGATTTTGTGGCGGTAAGCGGGCAAGCTGTATCCAGTGGCGACATAACTAGGGTCAACGTCGTTGACTCCACCGGCGCCAAGTGGACTCTGGCTCGCCCGGACACCGAGGCCGCAGGCGCAGAAATCATTGGCCAACTCTCGGTCTTACAGCTTCTACTCGAGGCGAAAAAAGAAGGAAAGATATCTTTTGCCGTCCCCGCTCCAGCCGGATGGGCACCGCTACTAAGCGGCGGGAAAGCAGTCATTTACCCTGCTTTCGAGGGCGCCCACCTGGACGAAGCCAATCTTTCTGACGAGCAGGCGAAAGCCTTCGGAGACGCCATCGCGCAGCTTCATCAGCTGCCGACAAGCCTGTTCACGGCGCAGGGGTTACCAACTTTCACGGCTGAGGAATGCCGCAATCGGCTACTTGCCGACCTCGACGAAGCAGCCCCCGCCAGAGTCGTGCCAAAACGACTCTGGCACCGCTGGGAAGAGATGCTAGAGAACGTTTCTTGGTGGCGCTTCACTCCCCGCTTCGTGCATGGCTCACTCGGTCCTGATTCCCTTCTTTTCGAGGGCGGCCGCATTAGCGCCATGCAAGATCTCTCCGCCGCCCATGTCGGGGACCCGGCGCGTGACTTTTCCTGGCTTAGCGCCATAGCTTCGGAACAGCAAAACGAGGTAGCTCTTGCCGCATACCGAGGCGCCACCCCTGACCCGCACTTCCGCGAGCGCGCAGACTTAGATTCCGAGCTGGCGTTGGTGCGGTGGTTGCTCCATGGCATG
The genomic region above belongs to Winkia neuii and contains:
- the ftsX gene encoding permease-like cell division protein FtsX, yielding MRFWLVVSEAFKGIFRNWVMTVSVILVTFVSLLFVGAGALSQVQVNRMSKQWYSKVEVTVSMCAQSDTAEGCGGQAASTEQIDKVKERLNSAEMQKLIQHVDYVDQQQALKEFRQQLGDTPLGEATTADMLPVSFRVKLKDPRQYQVIADELTGQPGVQSVQDQRQVVEPLFNVLNKATILSWGLAGIMSLAAVLLIATTIRVSALLRQKRTEIMRLVGASNLFIQLPFMLEGAIAAIIGAILAVGALAAGVQFFIQGWLRESFRWVDLITTHDVLWISPWLLLSAIVVTALASLGSLARYTRI
- the prfB gene encoding peptide chain release factor 2, coding for MAIDYSEELEKLRHKLGEIEAVTDLDALRAKIAKLSEEAAAPDLWDDQEKAQAVTSKLSHAQSELERVQKMEHRLEDTQAMFELAEESEGEERQLLHEEAQADLAALDKDLSELEIRTLMSGEYDERSAVVTIRSGAGGVDAADFAQMLLRMYTRWAERHGYSYKVMDTSYAEEAGIKSATFQVNEPYAYGRLSVEGGTHRLVRISPFDNQGRRQTSFAAVEVIPLIESTDHIDIPDSDLKVDVFRSSGPGGQSVNTTDSAVRMTHLPTGIVVSMQDEKSQIQNRASALRVLQSRLLALRQEEEKAKRDELKGDVKASWGDQMRSYVLQPFQMVKDLRTNYESGNPTSVFDGDLDGFIDAGIRWRKGQKSE
- a CDS encoding phosphotransferase, translated to MNERVRLTLAALATAALPDRDFVAVSGQAVSSGDITRVNVVDSTGAKWTLARPDTEAAGAEIIGQLSVLQLLLEAKKEGKISFAVPAPAGWAPLLSGGKAVIYPAFEGAHLDEANLSDEQAKAFGDAIAQLHQLPTSLFTAQGLPTFTAEECRNRLLADLDEAAPARVVPKRLWHRWEEMLENVSWWRFTPRFVHGSLGPDSLLFEGGRISAMQDLSAAHVGDPARDFSWLSAIASEQQNEVALAAYRGATPDPHFRERADLDSELALVRWLLHGMHRKDIQVIEDARQMLRDLADLVLDNPDPRESVSAAFEDASPVIGTPVVEEEAPKEAGADTTVIPFEQLVEEGHIEPESDQD
- a CDS encoding type II secretion system F family protein, which produces MGVVVGFFLGVGIILVYLSQTTALPKRQKHNGKVAQLLKAAEIRNVSSTQYILACLGAGLAVLILVAALTQTWIVALIIALGVGGLPTFLLRLRSKRIQAARRAVWPDVIDDMISGISAGMALPDTLIALGSKGPEVLRPYMEAFASDLAASGKFDEALTLLKERLADPVGDRIVEALRISHTVGGSDLSELLRSLAHLLREDSRTRGELEARQSWTVNGARLAVVAPWIVVALMCLEPSAAHAYQSAKGAAVLVAGALMSALAYWAMVKIAALPKDQRTLA
- a CDS encoding type II secretion system F family protein, whose amino-acid sequence is MSSGVAVGIAFALGTICLWWWYEAGRATLMSRVSAYLSPSKKNASFLTQLLYAAGEWAKSLLNSAGSTNQSVTRRLRQLGGRQTLASFRRSQGLWAGCGAALGMGVAIAAVTLRRVPIPFSILFIALGAIGGGLARDRYLTSQAKNYQRLLNMQLPDAAELLALAVGAGEGLAAALERVAASASGIVGQEFGRATRAVKAGLPMSRALSQISAANDSQPLSRLVDATITAVERGTPLAPVLRAQAADCRAQSRKMLLEEGGKREIAMLLPVVFVILPQVVLFALYPGLLALRLE
- a CDS encoding CpaF family protein produces the protein MKQVQQALSDSAVDPAADFEGARKIIEIQVDNCENVLPEDHDDLVEQLIDKFCGIGPLQKFLDDPTVEEIWIDSPSRVFVAKDGKSELTTVILTDAEVRELVERMLRASGRRLDLSSPFVDAQLSSGERLHAVIPPVAAHHWSVNIRKHVAKARRINELVKLGMLTPQVAQFLDAAVLSGMNILVSGAVGAGKTTVLRALAGGMPATARVVTCEEVFELDLSARDCVAMQTRPANLDGSGEVTLRHLVKEALRMRPTNLIIGEVRSAEALDLLIALNSGIPGMCTIHANSAREALSKLTVLPLLAGPNVTEGFVVPTVAKALDLVVHVAMDHKGVRRIDHIDAVTGRVEGGVVEANTLFALRGGRLSRANGTLDAHERFAAAGLDLSSLLAVA
- a CDS encoding pilus assembly protein TadG-related protein is translated as MRRQREEGRILVLSIGFAVLIMLVIFGTASVSTLYLQQKQLVAAADTLASSSTQSVSASEYYQGRNPGRPVLSRQLVRARVMRQAKAEFALRTRLRRPRVLDVDLPEPELARVHLSAQGELRFLPPALRNIAPTVRLNATSTARIVSD
- a CDS encoding murein hydrolase activator EnvC family protein, producing the protein MKKFLAASLAIALSAGATTFAMADERDDAVHGRDSAAQREAKARSALEGINADLSKSALELDKVNSQLPGAQKQLASAQAEYGAAQRKYQQVSDQLEVAKAEQRRLADKITSSKEEAEQTAGKIAAVAAKAYRQNGHSATLKLAMTSATTEQFSKASAAADQVSRAESANLAKVQAELASTRNAQDRQNALTDQIAGLEAEAKKTADSAEAAQKAQQKRLSDLNALKAKNEALSKELSSRKGEAQKDLDAASKDVAKYQGKIDKLDQKNRAAGGGGVPAPAKGIFAHPVSGPLVVTSPWGYRTHPILGTAILHEGVDLGNACGTPQYATANGTVAEVGDYVTGGNGVMINHGVIGGSSWVTMHLHLQQYVVSPGQQVKQGQLIGYTGATGRVTGCHVHYEVHQNGQTIDPMSLPGF
- the ftsE gene encoding cell division ATP-binding protein FtsE, producing MITFDNVSMVYKRGARPALDDISVQIDKGEFVFLVGQSGSGKSTFLNLVLRSLRPTSGHLFVAGKDVTTLSSWRVPQLRRQIGTVFQDFALLDNKTVFDNVALALQVIGKPRHTVKTEVPEVLEMVGLEGKGKRYPHQLSGGEQQRVAIARAMVNRPLLLLADEPTGNLDPTTSIGIMRLLDRINRTGTTVVMATHDDEIVDALRKRVIELVDGKIVRDQLHGVYGATR